One region of Amphiprion ocellaris isolate individual 3 ecotype Okinawa chromosome 9, ASM2253959v1, whole genome shotgun sequence genomic DNA includes:
- the kiaa0319 gene encoding dyslexia-associated protein KIAA0319: MWEKILMLLLFHSVEAVVASQCWQGATFSEAVVSPAVESSGILRVPGVASLPQCVAACCDLPGYDLAWLFEGRCYVLSCQQRENCRPRERPGADSFLAFLRRASPQTLVLQSLVRGEPYGGRWTPLSRSSEAPGDLDALKDLALFDLPQQGFPDPEMLDEEYSEGGQEEKAGSELESLKGRDGFNQSDAEDGPERGLTEGGVAQIRASEGNISRRDEDRTRRPTDPTAAETTTATKSSSTVSTPLKPVSSFTQDPMKTSAPTPSALQLLISTTTKPGRSLTVSPGNPAELTSPTAELTASVAPESTKDMLKLLQSAPEASPTTTHLPVWTVASDPPTASSAASVNPPTTTSPTIAESVSEVRGSNRGPVAVVGPDRTLFLPVSSVLLNGSGSTDDHGVSSYHWEVVSGPPGLKLEDVDQAVATLTGVRVGRYTFKLTVSDQQGATDSASLTVRVQEATSLLPVAHASGSHTLILPNNSLVLRGSVTNGDQSSIHYRWTRYSQSPAAGDVLYESDSQASLYLTNLVEGTYLFQLKVTDAQGRSSLATATVEVQPEPGGGEQVELEMLVSVSQVSVAQRDTVVRQLAALIHVLDSDVQVRALQGHSHLSTVLRFSVRGPSGPLSGSRLVSLLRNQLLREKSDYLLFRVLRVDTVLCLLRCSGRGQCDPVTKQCVCDPFWTENLIRRYLGDGESNCEWRVLYVILTSFVLVVFILSVSWTFICCCKRRRQTKVRKKTKYTILDNMDEQERVELRPKFSIKHRSTEHNSSLMMSESELDSDQDTIFSRDRPVRSRNRISAHATRNGNAFG; this comes from the exons ATGTGGGAGAAAATActtatgctgctgctgtttcacagTGTGGAAG CTGTAGTGGCGTCTCAGTGCTGGCAGGGGGCGACCTTCTCCGAGGCCGTGGTGTCTCCGGCGGTGGAGAGCAGTGGGATCCTTCGGGTGCCAGGTGTTGCGTCCCTGCCGCAGTGTGTGGCGGCGTGCTGCGACCTGCCGGGCTACGACCTGGCATGGCTGTTTGAGGGCCGCTGCTACGTCCTGAGCTGCCAGCAGAGGGAGAACTGTAGACCCCGAGAGAGGCCTGGCGCTGATTCCTTCCTCGCCTTCCTACGCCGGGCGTCTCCTCAGACGCTAGTGCTGCAGTCTCTGGTGAGAGGGGAGCCGTATGGTGGCCGCTGGACGCCCCTGTCCCGGTCCTCTGAGGCCCCTGGAGACCTGGACGCCCTGAAGGATCTCGCCCTCTTCGACCTGCCCCAACAGGGCTTCCCCGACCCCGAGATGCTCGATGAGGAGTACTCAGAGGGGGGCCAGGAGGAGAAGGCCGGCTCAGAGCTGGAGTCTTTAAAGGGAAGAGACGGGTTCAACCAATCAGACGCAGAGGATGGTCCAGAGAGGGGGCTGACGGAGGGCGGCGTGGCCCAGATTAGAGCCTCTGAGGGGAACATAAGTCGAAGAGACGAAGACCGAACCAGGAGGCCGACTGATCCTACTGCTGCAGAGACAACA acCGCTACaaaaagcagcagcactgtTTCTACACCACTGAAACCAGTTAGCAGCTTCACCCAAGACCCCATGAAGACTTCAGCCCCGACCCCATCTGCACTGCAGCTGCTCATCAGCACAACAACAAAGCCAG GTCGATCACTGACGGTGTCTCCTGGAAACCCTGCAGAGCTAACGTCACCCACAGCGGAACTCACTGCCTCAGTCGCCCCTGAATCCACTAAAG aCATGTTAAAGTTGCTGCAGTCTGCACCGGAAGCTTCACCAACCACTACTCACCTGCCGGTCTGGACCGTGGCCTCTGACCCCCCCACTGCCTCCTCAGCAGCCAGTGTTAACCCTCCGACCACGACCTCACCGACTATTGCTGAGTCAG TGTCAGAGGTCAGAGGGTCAAACCGTGGTCCGGTGGCCGTCGTGGGTCCCGACAGGACGCTGTTTCTCCCGGTGAGCAGTGTGTTGCTCAACGGCAGCGGCAGCACCGACGACCACGGCGTCAGCAGCTACCACTGGGAGGTGGTCAG CGGTCCTCCTGGTCTGAAGCTGGAGGACGTGGATCAGGCTGTGGCCACACTGACGGGTGTTCGAGTCGGGCGCTACACCTTCAAACTGACAGTGtctgaccagcagggggcgacagACAGCGCCTCGCTGACTGTCAGGGTCCAGGAAG CCACAAGTCTTCTACCGGTCGCCCACGCCAGCGGCAGCCACACCCTGATTCTGCCCAACAACAGTCTCGTCCTCCGAGGCTCCGTAACCAACGGAGACCAGAGCAGCATCCACTACAGGTGGACCAGATACAGCCAGAGTCCTGCAGCTGGG GACGTGCTGTATGAGTCGGACTCTCAGGCGTCTCTCTACCTGACCAACCTGGTGGAAGGAACCTACCTGTTCCAGCTGAAGGTGACTGATGCTCAGGGCCGCTCCAGCTTGGCCACGGCCACCGTGGAGGTCCAACCAG AACCCGGCGGCGGCGAGCAGGTGGAGCTGGAGATGCTGGTGTCGGTGTCGCAGGTCAGCGTGGCTCAGAGGGACACGGTGGTCCGACAGCTCGCCGCCCTGATCCACGTCCTCGACAGCGACGTCCAGGTCCGAGCGCTGCAGGGACACTCCCACCTCAG cacagTGTTGAGGTTTTCCGTCCGTGGCCCCTCGGGGCCCCTGTCAGGCTCCAGGTTGGTGAGTCTTCTGAGGAACCAGCTGCTCAGAGAGAAAAGCGACTACCTGCTGTTCAGAGTCCTGAGAGTCGACACCGTCT TGTGTCTGCTCCGTTGTTCGGGGCGTGGCCAGTGTGATCCAGTCACCAAGCAGTGTGTCTGTGACCCGTTCTGGACCGAGAATTTGATTCGTCGTTACCTTGGCGACGGCGAGAGCAACTGtg AGTGGAGAGTCCTGTACGTCATCCTCACCAGCTTCGTGCTCGTGGTCTTCATCCTGTCCGTCAGCTGGAccttcatctgctgctgcaaGAG GAGGCGACAGACCAAAGTGAGGAAGAAAACCAAGTACACCATCCTGGACAACATGGACGAGCAGGAGAGAGTGGAGCTCAGACCCAAATTCA GTATCAAACACCGCAGCACAGAGCACAACTCCAGCCTCATGATGTCGGAGTCGGAGCTGGACAGCGACCAGGACACCATCTTCAGCCGGGACCGGCCGGTCCGCAGCAGGAACCGGATCAGCGCCCACGCCACCCGCAACGGAAACGCCTTTGGATGA